A single window of Culicoides brevitarsis isolate CSIRO-B50_1 chromosome 3, AGI_CSIRO_Cbre_v1, whole genome shotgun sequence DNA harbors:
- the LOC134836091 gene encoding disintegrin and metalloproteinase domain-containing protein 11 isoform X5, with the protein MKSLNTFRILLASFLFVITEQIGEADYTLDDSFWNDDSPAGEVERLLKEYRQNQELVRRIGSHYYQIIYPVQLRHHEKMGISTREINAQRQSPQRGYDSNYPGSSGGGGRGRSRTGKHFHRTSLLIKAFNHKFRLDLELNTQLLAPNIQQKHFLPSGYPQDSHREIEHCYYHGTVKDYPGASAAFHTCNGVSGVIHVGNETFVIHPFYGGDLSKHPHVIFEARTKSNKGCANSGNLNWHMKPPPRNRKNLPGLVEHLEQLDPNGAGRYRRDVREATKYIETAIVIDKAMFDKRNGSTRAEVVHDAIQVANIADLYFRTLNTRVSVVYIETWQGQNQAHIDGGKDISKAISSFNDYTSRKLFKIDKDTTQLLTGETFSGGEAGMSVPETVCTAKAVGISVDINTYEPHLLAGTMAHMIGHNIGMGHDDNREECFCRDWHGCIMAQQIVGLENVQPYKFSECSRSDYIDALRIGHGLCLLNKPNELEVRRNCGNGIVEDGEECDCGSFDQCASDMCCDPITCKLKKESECATGACCERCQLKPAGVVCRKETNECDLPETCTGDSGICPPDVYKKNGNPCGSNVTGTQNGYCFNGVCPTLTQQCERIWGYGAASADKQCFEQFNSKGSINGHCGTDQSGNYVKCEPENVQCGSLQCRDGDKQPVSERSDLLFSRTIISIKGSEYECKATSGVNAEGSDIPNHGLVRDGTPCGDNLVCINQTCVSIFPHIDQTKCPTNQINTECSGHGVCTNVNRCYCSSGWGGPDCSISVPITTTPTTTSEIIPTQSHNMEKIEKTYENYHGSNTVFLVGILMSVVGGVFITFALMALCYRSVVVQRFTICLRRKSTRLKYDPPYIKKPIAKYPGQTALANHRNAEEVSLDGSNKLVYGNIAPYNRDPNVQMRRMTETGSEDDPTPAGNATVSDVERTLKSLNGYHEDILEALKAAAAQRSSGNTPSGSISEEMIRKTLQDCNVTYAEPKRTSSKNSSRENVCDNIPQHMLMDGSQASTLLRQHSHHQALQSQIAGQDDEDTPSVGPLRIRNLEDLIRQLEQHSSRHMSPNGSEDIRMSETEADRHYRIDSSAACSESSHDSNQQLAQQQKTATILPTFGSRCRPQEENRFVYGRYRHPPANRHQPHSPHSFAHHSHAHHGHTHTGHSSHHSSHTHLHQDEDGIYETAESHGNFDGNRDTPESESSTTISPMG; encoded by the exons ATGAAATCGCTGAACACTTTTAGAATATTGCTAGCATCATTTCTATTTGTAATTACCGAACAAATTGGAg AAGCCGACTACACGCTTGACGATTCATTCTGGAATGATGACAGTCCGGCag GTGAAGTTGAGCGCCTTCTCAAGGAATATCGCCAAAATCAAGAGCTCGTAAGGCGAATTGGAAGTCATTACTATCAAATAATCTATCCAGTCCAGTTGCGCCATCATGAAAAGATGGGAATATCGACGCGCGAAATCAACGCCCAACGTCAATCGCCGCAACGCGGATACGATTCCAATTATCCCGGCAGCAGCGGGGGCGGAGGACGAGGTCGATCGCGTACTGGCAAACACTTTCATCGTACTTCACTTCTAATTAAAGCGTTTAATCACAAGTTTCGACTCGATTTGGAGCTAAATACGCAACTTTTAGCGCCAAATATCCAACAAAAGCACTTTTTGCCCAGCGGATATCCGCAAGACTCGCACAGA gaaattgAGCATTGCTACTACCATGGCACGGTAAAAGACTATCCGGGAGCCAGTGCGGCATTCCATACGTGCAATGGAGTCAGCGGCGTGATTCATGTCGGAAACGAGACATTTGTTATACATCCATTTTATGGGGGAGATCTGTCG aaaCATCCTCACGTCATTTTCGAAGCACGAACCAAGTCAAATAAGGGATGTGCGAACAGCGGGAACTTAAATTGGCATATGAAGCCTCCGCCGAGAAATAGGAAAAATTTGCCCGGATTGGTAGAGCATTTGGAGCAGTTAGATCCGAATGGCGCGGGAAGATATCGACGCGATGTGAGGGAAGCGACGAAATATATCGAGACGGCAATCGTTATCGATAAAGCCATGTTCGATAAGAGAAATGGCAGTACGCGCGCCGAAGTTGTGCATGATGCCATTCAAGTAGCGAATATTGCGGATTTG tacTTCCGCACATTGAACACTCGCGTCTCCGTCGTGTATATCGAAACATGGCAAGGTCAGAATCAAGCCCATATCGATGGCGGAAAGGACATTAGCAAAGCGATATCGAGCTTCAATGACTACACGTcacgaaaattgttcaaaattgacAAAGATACGACGCAGTTGTTGAC cggaGAGACCTTTTCCGGCGGCGAAGCGGGCATGAGTGTGCCTGAAACGGTTTGTACAGCAAAAGCTGTTGGCATAAGTGTCGATATTAATACTTACGAACCGCATTTACTCGCGGGAACGATGGCCCATATGATAGGACACAACATCGGGATGGGCCATGATGATAATc gtgaGGAATGTTTCTGTCGCGATTGGCATGGTTGCATTATGGCGCAACAAATTGTCGGTTTGGAGAATGTTCAGCCGTACAAATTTTCGGAATGTAGTCGCTCGGATTACATCGATGCCCTTCGAATCGGGCATGGCTTGTGTTTGCTCAATAAGCCGAATGAGCTCGAAGTGCGTCGCAATTGCGGCAACGGCATCGTTGAAGATGGCGAAGAATGCGATTGTGGCTCTTTTGATCAATGCGCTTCCGATATGTGTTGCGATCCGATCACGTGCAAGCTGAAAAAGGAATCCGAATGCGCGACGGGTGCTTGTTGCGAACGATGTCAACTCAAACCGGCGGGCGTTGTGTGTCGCAAAGAGACCAACGAATGTGATTTGCCCGAAACTTGCACGGGAGACAGCGGAATTTGCCCGCCTGATGTCTACAAGAAGAACGGAAACCCCTGCGGAAGCAACGTGACGGGAACGCAAAACGGATATTGCTTCAATGGCGTTTGTCCAACGCTGACGCAGCAATGCGAACGAATTTGGGGATATGGCGCCGCGTCAGCTGATAAACAATGCTTCGAACAGTTTAATTCCAAAGGCTCTATTAATGGTCATTGCGGGACCGATCAGTCGGGCAATTATGTTAAATGTGAACCAGA aaatgtTCAATGTGGCTCTCTACAATGTAGAGATGGAGATAAGCAACCAGTTAGTGAGAGAAGTGATTTGTTATTTTCACGAACAATAATCTCAATTAAGGGATCCGAATATGAGTGCAA agCAACAAGCGGCGTCAACGCCGAAGGATCTGACATTCCAAATCATGGCCTCGTACGTGACGGAACTCCGTGTGGCGATAATTTAGTTTGTATTAATCAAACTTGCGTAAGCATCTTTCCACATATTGATCAAACCAAGTGCCCTACAAACCAAATAAATACTGAATGTTCTGGACATGGT gtatGTACAAATGTGAATCGATGTTATTGCTCATCTGGCTGGGGAGGTCCTGATTGCTCAATATCAGTTCCTATAACGACAACACCAACAACTACAAGCGAAATTATCCCAACACAAAGCCATAACATGGAAAAGATCGAGAAAACTTATG AAAACTATCACGGTTCAAACACTGTATTTTTGGTTGGAATCCTCATGTCTGTTGTTGGGGGTGTCTTTATAACATTTGCATTAATGGCACTCTGTTACCGTTCTGTTGTTGTACAGAGATTTACAATATGTCTAAG aagaaaaagcacTCGACTGAAATACGATCCGCCATACATAAAAAAGCCAATTGCCAAGTATCCAGGGCAAACAGCTTTAGCTAACCATCGTAATGCCGAAGAAGTGTCTTTAGATGGTTCCAACAAACTGGTGTATGGAAATATCGCCCCGTATAATAG GGATCCTAATGTACAAATGAGGAGAATGACCGAAACAGGCAGCGAAGATGATCCAACGCCAGCTG gaAATGCCACAGTTTCTGATGTTGAAAGGACTCTCAAGAGCTTGAATGGGTATCATGAGGATATTTTAGAAGCTCTTAAGGCTGctg ctgcTCAACGAAGTTCGGGCAACACGCCATCCGGCAGCATAAGCGAAGAAATGATTCGAAAAACGTTGCAAGATTGCAATGTGACGTATGCTGAGCCGAAAAGAACAAGTTCGAAAAATAGTTCGCGCGAAAATGTGTGTGATAACATACCGCAACACATGCTGATGGATGGCTCGCAAGCGTCAACGTTGCTGCGACAACATTCGCATCATCAAGCGTTGCAATCGCAAATTGCGGGTCAAGATGACGAAGATACGCCTTCCGTGGGCCCGTTACGCATCCGAAATCTCGAAGATCTGATACGACAGTTGGAACAGCACTCGTCGCGTCACATGAGCCCGAATGGGTCTGAAGATATTCGGATGTCGGAAACGGAAGCCGATCGACATTATAGGATAGATAGTTCGGCTGCGTGTAGCGAGTCGTCGCATGa tTCCAATCAGCAATTAGCGCAACAACAAAAGACTGCTACAATCCTACCAACATTTGGTAGTCGTTGTCGTCCGCAAGAGGAAAATCGCTTCGTGTACGGGCGTTATCGCCATCCTCCCGCAAATCGCCATCAACCGCATTCGCCGCACTCGTTCGCACATCATTCGCACGCGCATCACGGCCATACTCACACCGGGCATTCCTCGCATCACTCGTCGCATACGCATTTGCATCAAGACGAAGACGGCATTTACGAGACTGCCGAATCGCACGGCAACTTTGACGGCAATCGCGACACTCCCGAAAGTGAGag CTCAACGACAATTAGCCCGATGGGCTAG
- the LOC134836091 gene encoding disintegrin and metalloproteinase domain-containing protein 33 isoform X3, which produces MKSLNTFRILLASFLFVITEQIGEADYTLDDSFWNDDSPAGEVERLLKEYRQNQELVRRIGSHYYQIIYPVQLRHHEKMGISTREINAQRQSPQRGYDSNYPGSSGGGGRGRSRTGKHFHRTSLLIKAFNHKFRLDLELNTQLLAPNIQQKHFLPSGYPQDSHREIEHCYYHGTVKDYPGASAAFHTCNGVSGVIHVGNETFVIHPFYGGDLSKHPHVIFEARTKSNKGCANSGNLNWHMKPPPRNRKNLPGLVEHLEQLDPNGAGRYRRDVREATKYIETAIVIDKAMFDKRNGSTRAEVVHDAIQVANIADLYFRTLNTRVSVVYIETWQGQNQAHIDGGKDISKAISSFNDYTSRKLFKIDKDTTQLLTGETFSGGEAGMSVPETVCTAKAVGISVDINTYEPHLLAGTMAHMIGHNIGMGHDDNREECFCRDWHGCIMAQQIVGLENVQPYKFSECSRSDYIDALRIGHGLCLLNKPNELEVRRNCGNGIVEDGEECDCGSFDQCASDMCCDPITCKLKKESECATGACCERCQLKPAGVVCRKETNECDLPETCTGDSGICPPDVYKKNGNPCGSNVTGTQNGYCFNGVCPTLTQQCERIWGYGAASADKQCFEQFNSKGSINGHCGTDQSGNYVKCEPENVQCGSLQCRDGDKQPVSERSDLLFSRTIISIKGSEYECKATSGVNAEGSDIPNHGLVRDGTPCGDNLVCINQTCVSIFPHIDQTKCPTNQINTECSGHGVCTNVNRCYCSSGWGGPDCSISVPITTTPTTTSEIIPTQSHNMEKIEKTYENYHGSNTVFLVGILMSVVGGVFITFALMALCYRSVVVQRFTICLRDPNVQMRRMTETGSEDDPTPAGNATVSDVERTLKSLNGYHEDILEALKAAAAQRSSGNTPSGSISEEMIRKTLQDCNVTYAEPKRTSSKNSSRENVCDNIPQHMLMDGSQASTLLRQHSHHQALQSQIAGQDDEDTPSVGPLRIRNLEDLIRQLEQHSSRHMSPNGSEDIRMSETEADRHYRIDSSAACSESSHDSNQQLAQQQKTATILPTFGSRCRPQEENRFVYGRYRHPPANRHQPHSPHSFAHHSHAHHGHTHTGHSSHHSSHTHLHQDEDGIYETAESHGNFDGNRDTPESESDELFQAQRQLARWASEDVVSVVVMDPNVVNSGVMQQMGTNPNAGPNMHHADNNITTPLNINTAMGHKGRDYYPSPASTETESSENVMQMPPPRRDTMLEYQNGGQGVLETSEGYPEYKH; this is translated from the exons ATGAAATCGCTGAACACTTTTAGAATATTGCTAGCATCATTTCTATTTGTAATTACCGAACAAATTGGAg AAGCCGACTACACGCTTGACGATTCATTCTGGAATGATGACAGTCCGGCag GTGAAGTTGAGCGCCTTCTCAAGGAATATCGCCAAAATCAAGAGCTCGTAAGGCGAATTGGAAGTCATTACTATCAAATAATCTATCCAGTCCAGTTGCGCCATCATGAAAAGATGGGAATATCGACGCGCGAAATCAACGCCCAACGTCAATCGCCGCAACGCGGATACGATTCCAATTATCCCGGCAGCAGCGGGGGCGGAGGACGAGGTCGATCGCGTACTGGCAAACACTTTCATCGTACTTCACTTCTAATTAAAGCGTTTAATCACAAGTTTCGACTCGATTTGGAGCTAAATACGCAACTTTTAGCGCCAAATATCCAACAAAAGCACTTTTTGCCCAGCGGATATCCGCAAGACTCGCACAGA gaaattgAGCATTGCTACTACCATGGCACGGTAAAAGACTATCCGGGAGCCAGTGCGGCATTCCATACGTGCAATGGAGTCAGCGGCGTGATTCATGTCGGAAACGAGACATTTGTTATACATCCATTTTATGGGGGAGATCTGTCG aaaCATCCTCACGTCATTTTCGAAGCACGAACCAAGTCAAATAAGGGATGTGCGAACAGCGGGAACTTAAATTGGCATATGAAGCCTCCGCCGAGAAATAGGAAAAATTTGCCCGGATTGGTAGAGCATTTGGAGCAGTTAGATCCGAATGGCGCGGGAAGATATCGACGCGATGTGAGGGAAGCGACGAAATATATCGAGACGGCAATCGTTATCGATAAAGCCATGTTCGATAAGAGAAATGGCAGTACGCGCGCCGAAGTTGTGCATGATGCCATTCAAGTAGCGAATATTGCGGATTTG tacTTCCGCACATTGAACACTCGCGTCTCCGTCGTGTATATCGAAACATGGCAAGGTCAGAATCAAGCCCATATCGATGGCGGAAAGGACATTAGCAAAGCGATATCGAGCTTCAATGACTACACGTcacgaaaattgttcaaaattgacAAAGATACGACGCAGTTGTTGAC cggaGAGACCTTTTCCGGCGGCGAAGCGGGCATGAGTGTGCCTGAAACGGTTTGTACAGCAAAAGCTGTTGGCATAAGTGTCGATATTAATACTTACGAACCGCATTTACTCGCGGGAACGATGGCCCATATGATAGGACACAACATCGGGATGGGCCATGATGATAATc gtgaGGAATGTTTCTGTCGCGATTGGCATGGTTGCATTATGGCGCAACAAATTGTCGGTTTGGAGAATGTTCAGCCGTACAAATTTTCGGAATGTAGTCGCTCGGATTACATCGATGCCCTTCGAATCGGGCATGGCTTGTGTTTGCTCAATAAGCCGAATGAGCTCGAAGTGCGTCGCAATTGCGGCAACGGCATCGTTGAAGATGGCGAAGAATGCGATTGTGGCTCTTTTGATCAATGCGCTTCCGATATGTGTTGCGATCCGATCACGTGCAAGCTGAAAAAGGAATCCGAATGCGCGACGGGTGCTTGTTGCGAACGATGTCAACTCAAACCGGCGGGCGTTGTGTGTCGCAAAGAGACCAACGAATGTGATTTGCCCGAAACTTGCACGGGAGACAGCGGAATTTGCCCGCCTGATGTCTACAAGAAGAACGGAAACCCCTGCGGAAGCAACGTGACGGGAACGCAAAACGGATATTGCTTCAATGGCGTTTGTCCAACGCTGACGCAGCAATGCGAACGAATTTGGGGATATGGCGCCGCGTCAGCTGATAAACAATGCTTCGAACAGTTTAATTCCAAAGGCTCTATTAATGGTCATTGCGGGACCGATCAGTCGGGCAATTATGTTAAATGTGAACCAGA aaatgtTCAATGTGGCTCTCTACAATGTAGAGATGGAGATAAGCAACCAGTTAGTGAGAGAAGTGATTTGTTATTTTCACGAACAATAATCTCAATTAAGGGATCCGAATATGAGTGCAA agCAACAAGCGGCGTCAACGCCGAAGGATCTGACATTCCAAATCATGGCCTCGTACGTGACGGAACTCCGTGTGGCGATAATTTAGTTTGTATTAATCAAACTTGCGTAAGCATCTTTCCACATATTGATCAAACCAAGTGCCCTACAAACCAAATAAATACTGAATGTTCTGGACATGGT gtatGTACAAATGTGAATCGATGTTATTGCTCATCTGGCTGGGGAGGTCCTGATTGCTCAATATCAGTTCCTATAACGACAACACCAACAACTACAAGCGAAATTATCCCAACACAAAGCCATAACATGGAAAAGATCGAGAAAACTTATG AAAACTATCACGGTTCAAACACTGTATTTTTGGTTGGAATCCTCATGTCTGTTGTTGGGGGTGTCTTTATAACATTTGCATTAATGGCACTCTGTTACCGTTCTGTTGTTGTACAGAGATTTACAATATGTCTAAG GGATCCTAATGTACAAATGAGGAGAATGACCGAAACAGGCAGCGAAGATGATCCAACGCCAGCTG gaAATGCCACAGTTTCTGATGTTGAAAGGACTCTCAAGAGCTTGAATGGGTATCATGAGGATATTTTAGAAGCTCTTAAGGCTGctg ctgcTCAACGAAGTTCGGGCAACACGCCATCCGGCAGCATAAGCGAAGAAATGATTCGAAAAACGTTGCAAGATTGCAATGTGACGTATGCTGAGCCGAAAAGAACAAGTTCGAAAAATAGTTCGCGCGAAAATGTGTGTGATAACATACCGCAACACATGCTGATGGATGGCTCGCAAGCGTCAACGTTGCTGCGACAACATTCGCATCATCAAGCGTTGCAATCGCAAATTGCGGGTCAAGATGACGAAGATACGCCTTCCGTGGGCCCGTTACGCATCCGAAATCTCGAAGATCTGATACGACAGTTGGAACAGCACTCGTCGCGTCACATGAGCCCGAATGGGTCTGAAGATATTCGGATGTCGGAAACGGAAGCCGATCGACATTATAGGATAGATAGTTCGGCTGCGTGTAGCGAGTCGTCGCATGa tTCCAATCAGCAATTAGCGCAACAACAAAAGACTGCTACAATCCTACCAACATTTGGTAGTCGTTGTCGTCCGCAAGAGGAAAATCGCTTCGTGTACGGGCGTTATCGCCATCCTCCCGCAAATCGCCATCAACCGCATTCGCCGCACTCGTTCGCACATCATTCGCACGCGCATCACGGCCATACTCACACCGGGCATTCCTCGCATCACTCGTCGCATACGCATTTGCATCAAGACGAAGACGGCATTTACGAGACTGCCGAATCGCACGGCAACTTTGACGGCAATCGCGACACTCCCGAAAGTGAGag cgaTGAATTATTTCAAGCTCAACGACAATTAGCCCGATGGGCTAGTGAGGATGTCGTGTCGGTCGTCGTAATGGATCCGAATGTCGTTAATAGCGGTGTCATGCAACAAATGGGCACGAATCCAAATGCCGGACCAAATATGCATCATGCGGATAACAACATCACGACGCCGCTCAACATCAATACCGCAATGGGGCACAAAGGACGCGATTATTACCCCTCGCCGGCATCCACGGAAACGGAAAGCAGCGAAAATGTCATGCAAATGCCGCCGCCGCGACGCGACACCATGCTAGAATATCAAAATGGCGGACAGGGCGTGCTCGAGACGTCAGAGGGATACCCGGAATACAAACACTGA